A stretch of the Aythya fuligula isolate bAytFul2 chromosome 18, bAytFul2.pri, whole genome shotgun sequence genome encodes the following:
- the TEN1 gene encoding CST complex subunit TEN1, which produces MLPNAGVYYFPWEINSSIPEGEALRTFGRLSCYDLARSEAILSAQHSKAQHRVHVDTRLVEPFEAQLGSLYMVLGEAEHREGENPVIKARILTCVEGMNVPLLEQAVQEQRKYFSERQERMGTDTS; this is translated from the exons ATGCTGCCAAATGCTGGGGTCTACTACTTCCCATGGGAGATCAACAGCTCCATCCCAGAGGGGGAGGCACTGAGGACGTTTGGCAG GTTGAGCTGCTACGACCTGGCGCGGTCCGAAGCCATCCtcagtgctcagcacagcaAAGCCCAGCACCGCGTCCACGTGGACACCCGACTGGTGGAACCGTTTGAAGcccagctgggatccctctaCATGGTGCTAGGAGAGGCTGAACACAGGGAAG GTGAGAATCCCGTGATAAAAGCCCGGATACTGACCTGCGTGGAAGGGATGAACGTGCCCTTGCTGGAACAGGCCGTACAGGAGCAGAGGAAGTACTTCAGTGAGCGGCAGGAGCGGATGGGAACGGACACATCCTGA
- the CDK3 gene encoding cyclin-dependent kinase 3: METLQQAFQKVEKIGEGTYGVVYKARNKRTGQLVALKKIRLDSETEGVPSTAIREISLLKELKHPNIVRLLDVVHSQKKLYLVFEYLNQDLKKYIDSSQAGEFPLSLVKNYLFQLLQGVSFCHSHRVIHRDLKPQNLLINEAGAIKLADFGLARAFGVPLRTYTHEVVTLWYRAPEILLGCKYYSTAVDIWSIGCIFAEMVTRKALFPGDSEIDQLFRIFRTLGTPTEATWPGVTQLPDYKGDFPRWRRKEMKDIVPNLDRDGRDLLAQLLLYDPSKRISAKAALSHQYFFWKSPQSTEEQRVMQRHCR, from the exons ATGGAGACCCTCCAGCAGGCATTCCAGAAGGTGGAGAAGATCGGGGAGGGCACCTATGGCGTGGTGTACAAGGCTCGCAACAAGCGCACGGGGCAGCTGGTGGCCCTCAAGAAGATCCGCTTGGACTC GGAAACAGAGGGCgtccccagcacagccatcAGAGAAATCTCgctgctgaaggagctgaaGCACCCCAACATAGTCAG GCTCCTAGATGTCGTGCACAGCCAAAAGAAGCTGTATCTGGTATTTGAATATCTCAATCAGGACCTGAAGAAATACATAGATTCCTCCCAAGCTGGAGAGTTTCCTTTAAGCTTGGTCAAG AACTaccttttccagctgctgcagggtgtgAGCTTTTGCCACTCGCACAGAGTCATCCACAGGGACTTGAAGCCACAAAACTTGCTCATCAATGAAGCAGGAGCCATCAAACTGGCTGATTTTGGTCTGGCAAGAGCTTTTGGAGTTCCCTTGCGGACATACACTCACGAG GTGGTGACTTTGTGGTACCGAGCCCCTGAAATACTCCTGGGATGCAAATACTATTCAACTGCTGTGGATATCTGGAGTATCGGCTGCATCTTTGCAGAAATG GTGACCAGGAAGGCCCTGTTTCCAGGGGACTCCGAGATCGATCAGCTCTTCCGGATCTTTCGCACCCTGGGTACTCCCACTGAGGCGACCTGGCCTGGGGTGACACAGCTGCCTGACTACAAGGGGGACTTTCCTCggtggagaaggaaagagatgaaGGACATCGTTCCCAACTTAGATCGAGATGGCAGAGACTTACTGGCA CAATTGCTCCTGTACGACCCCAGCAAGCGCATCTCAGCCAAGGCAGCCCTCAGTCACCAGTACTTCTTCTGGAAAAGCCCGCAGAGCACCGAAGAGCAACGTGTGATGCAGAGACACTGCAGATGA
- the EVPL gene encoding envoplakin: MFKGVGKGSPSRSSPSRGSPAKPSKSSTNDLAVLITRMQTNADQVEKDILETQARLTQDVSNQQKNKAFEFQAENARNLKEAETLLKDLFLDVDRAKRLKHPQATEIEKDIQQLHDRTTQLCAEYRALYEKLNIPDVGPRVDWAKILDQKMKQVNAGQYGPGISELEKQIAEHNILQKEIEAYGLQIKNIRCGDVADLKSQYKDLLKASIWRGQSLGSLYHHLQGCTKELGYLTEQQTRILKQDWSDQMLDVQSVRREYEDFKSKELLSQEEFVNNLQDDGDRMIELKHPAVKPIQAHQEALKNEWQNFLNLCICQESQLKSVENYKKFQDDAEAVSLSLMKMNSDLDTKYSKFNKDSPGVVSDLLLQLENEEKAVKQAEKSIADLKRRSKEISPLKLRRMRPSQPLSLDTLCDWDAGEVQLTRGDKYLLKDNSNPEMWVVQSSTGVVQEAPAACFSIPPPDPESIDKVNRLEGELSAVKQKRAAAQSTLRHSHKETVQLSQQALPRSPPVVQDDPQADQLLGSLDRVGKDLVQVEKEVLNRVRSPVSYSDPTDDLARRIKHQQETTKKLETLGAAKDALQKECETFLSKKPTSTSASQLPVTLNALRSKYSDVNMLSSLYNEKAKAALNLETQIENTDKIISTFEAKLAQDSIIPASPNALQDRANDLQKMKRDLVAQEECVLKLNRGLKDTEHSCSAVQNNFQEYCPDLPRQKREVQLLNDRYHAVADQLDQREKTLRNISLTYQQFQNSNENLMFWMNNLPKHQVKTTDGPSQINYKLQAQKRLVEEIESKEPEKNAVVRQSRNVQSTLNDYELQAGKYSSSLDPTLTDFAAKRLRVTPLQESIQAQENDVTKLYMELAAENKQRLRWLEFAKKIVEKKEVHEDIQVVQEQTQQSENKAVSSRESDGLKTQLEEERRKVAKIEEDLEEHRSKLLMLKTQRPVERVEEKEVVEYYRDPQLESNLSKMTQQIEEEGKKRLNLQEDIEAMNQKLAQMENEKKAVPAQLLTKEITKIEKDPSLDSQAASLRQEIKRLQEESLAAASELEQRKRELHQLERKQPNIREKVVVKELIKLEKNPEMLKSVRTLQLQIDEESFKRQSAEEAIVKVKNKIEEVERLIETAEPKIIVKEVKQVEQDPELLKESTKLKNLIEEERSKNLMLTGELGELQSQYSIAEKQKPRVEVKERVNEIFLVDPETEQEIAHLKRELQEVTLKRTKIDSEVEEALAELNVLRSQKPVVELKEVIEEVVKHEKSPEILREIDRLKEQLNELVNTNGRTQEQLIRLQGERDEWKRERSKVETKLVNKEVIRYENDPLLEKEADRLRQEVRNMSQKRRAAEDAIYDLQNKYMLLERRKPEEKVIVQEVILTQKDPKLRDEHNRLSRSLDEEVSNRRRMERDVQQLRALVEEQEKLLNFQEDRNKRLALEKDMRQITLRIKELEESPAPVQEKIIMEEVVKLEKDPVLEQSASNLRLELDREKMEVLNLQRECKNLQMQIDVLQKTKSQEKTIYKEVIRVEKDRALESERARIWELLNRERGAKQKAEEEVRRLREKIERAEGMKRTWAREETELQKARNLAIQERANLESELRELERQKQQKVLFLREESKLLNQRTESDRQKKKQLEHEFSLLEADILREKDQIYNKERFIRDLQSRVSREEINHETQMRETNLSTKISILDPETGKDMSPYEAYKRGIIDRGQYIQLQELECDWEEVTTLGANGEVSVLLDKKSGKQYSIDDALRLRRITKEEYQLYRDGKIPISEFALLVAGESKPPSSLSIGSIISKSPLQSPTTHQTQNFFPSQKGFCDDTCPIAGVYDTTTDTKYNIKTAVAKKLLDPMTAQKLLEAQAATGGIIDLISRDRLSVHKAIERGLIDRTYMQRLLNAQKAFTGIEDPVTKRRLSVGEAVQKGWMTRDSAFPYLEVQHLTGGLIDPKKTGRIPVLEASQTGMITGDLANRLQDESNYEKDLIDPVTKEKINYKEAMALCQKDSLGSLLLLPAASEGYQPYHQASRSPKLSRFRH, encoded by the exons ATGTTCAAGGGGGTGGGCAAAGGCTCCCCGAGCAGAAGTTCCCCCAGCAGAGGTTCCCCCGCCAAGCCGAGCAA GTCCTCCACAAATGATCTGGCCGTGCTCATCACCCGCATGCAGACGAACGCCGACCAGGTGGAGAAGGACATCCTGGAGACGCAGGCGAGGCTCACGCAG GATGTCAGCAATCAGCAGAAGAATAAGGCCTTCGAGTTCCAGGCGGAGAATGCCCGGAACCTGAAGGAGGCAGAGACCCTGCTGAAGGATCTCTTCCTGGACGTGGACCGTGCCAAGCGGCTGAAGCACCCTCAGGCTACCGAGATAGAGAAAGA CATCCAGCAGCTCCACGACCGCACGACGCAGCTGTGTGCGGAGTACCGGGCCCTCTACGAGAAGCTGAACATCCCTGACGTGGGGCCCAGGGTGGACTGGGCGAAGATCCTGGACCAAAAGATG AAACAAGTCAACGCGGGACAGTACGGCCCTGGCATATCAGAGCTGGAAAAGCAAATAGCTGAGCACAACATCCTCCAGAAGGAGATTGAAGCCTATGGCCTCCAGATCAAGAACATCCGCTGCGGG GATGTGGCAGATTTGAAGAGTCAATACAAGGACTTGCTG AAAGCTTCCATCTGGCGCGGGCAgagcctgggcagcctgtaccACCACCTCCAGGGCTGCACCAAGGAGCTGGGCTACCTCACGGAGCAGCAGACCAGGATCCTGAAGCAGGACTGGAGCGACCAAATGTTGGACGTCCAGAGCGTGCGGCGGGAGTACGAG GATTTCAAGTCCaaagagctgctcagccaggaGGAGTTTGTGAACAACCTTCAGGATGATGGGGACAGAATGATTGAACTAAAGCACCCGGCTGTCAAACCTATCCAG GCTCACCAGGAAGCCTTGAAGAACGAGTGGCAGAATTTTCTGAATCTCTGCATTTGCCAGGAGAGCCAGCTGAAGAGCGTGGAGAACTATAAGAAG TTCCAGGATGACGCTGAGGCTGTGAGCCTCTCCCTGATGAAGATGAACTCCGACCTGGACACCAAATACAGCAAGTTCAACAAGGACAGCCCTGGCGTGGTGTCAgacctgctgcttcagctggag AACGAGGAGAAGGCAGTGAAGCAGGCAGAGAAGAGCATTGCTGACCTGAAGAGGAGGAGCAAAGAGATCAGCCCGCTGAAACTGCGCAGGATGcgtccctcccagcccctctccttgGACACGCTGTGTGACTGGGATGCTGGGGAG GTGCAGCTGACCAGAGGTGACAAGTACCTTCTGAAGGACAACAGCAACCCCGAGATGTGggtggtgcagagcagcactggcGTGGTCCAGGAGGCGCCTGCTGCTTGCTTCTCCATCCCTCCACCAGACCCCGAGTCCATTGACAAGGTCAACAG GCTGGAGGGGGAGCTGAGCGCGGTGAAGCAGAAgcgagcagcagctcagagcaccCTGAGACACAGCCACAAGGAGACGgtgcagctcagccagcagg ctctgcccaggagcccCCCGGTAGTCCAGGATGATCCCCAAGCCGATCAGCTCCTCGGTAGCCTGGATCGTGTTGGCAAGGACCTGGTCCAGGTGGAGAAGGAGGTCCTGAACCGAGTGAGGTCTCCAGTGAGCTACAGCGACCCCACAGACGACCTTGCCAGGAGGATCAAACACCAGCAG gaaacaacaaagaaacttGAGACCCTGGGGGCAGCCAAGGATGCCTTGCAGAAGGAGTGTGAGACCTTCCTTTCCAAGAAACCCACCAGCACCTCGGCCTCCCAGCTGCCTGTCACGCTGAACGCCCTCAGGAGCAAGTACAGCGATGTCAATATGCTCTCCAGCCTGTACAACGAGAA ggctAAGGCTGCCCTGAACCTGGAGACGCAGATTGAGAACACAGACAAGATCATCAGCACGTTTGAGGCCAAGCTGGCTCAGGACAGCATCATTCCTGCGTCCCCCAATGCCCTGCAGGATCGGGCCAATGACCTGCAG AAGATGAAACGAGACCTGGTGGCCCAAGAGGAGTGTGTGCTGAAGCTCAACCGAGGGCTGAAGGACACCGAGCACAGCTGCAGCGCCGTGCAGAACAATTTCCAGGAGTACTGCCCTGACCTGCCCCGGCAGAAGCGGGAGGTGCAGCTCCTCAACGATCGCTACCACGCCGTGGCAGACCAGCTGGACCAGAG AGAGAAGACGCTCCGAAATATCAGCCTCACCTACCAGCAGTTCCAAAACTCCAATGAGAACCTGATGTTCTGGATGAACAACCTacccaagcaccaagtgaagACCACGGATGGGCCAAGCCAGATCAATTACAAGCTGCAGGCACAGAAG AGGCTGGTGGAGGAGATCGAAAGCAAGGAGCCCGAGAAGAACGCAGTGGTCAGACAGTCCCGGAACGTGCAGTCCACACTCAAT GACTATGAACTCCAAGCAGGCAAATACAGCTCGTCTCTGGACCCTACCCTGACAGACTTCGCTGCAAAGAGGCTGCGTGTGACCCCACTGCAAGAAAGCATCCAGGCCCAG gaaaatgatgTAACCAAGCTCTAcatggagctggcagcagaaaataaacagcgGCTCCGCTGGCTGGAGTTTGCCAAGAAGATTGTTGAGAAG aAGGAAGTGCATGAGGACATTCAGGTTGTACAGGAGCAAACCCAGcagtctgaaaacaaagctgtgtcGAGCAGGGAATCTGATGGGCTGAAAacacagctggaggaggaaaggagaaaagtggCCAAGATAGAAGAGGACCTGGAGGAACACAGGAGCAAGCTGCTAATGTTGAAGACTCAGAGGCCTGTTGAAAGAGTGGAAGAAAAGGAGGTGGTAGAATACTACAGAGACCCACAGCTGGAGAGCAACCTGTCTAAGATGACACAGCAGATTGAAGAGGAAGGCAAAAAGAGGCTGAACCTGCAAGAAGACATTGAAGCGATGAACCAGAAGCTTGCGCAGATGGAGAATGAGAAGAAGGCCgttcctgcccagctcctcacCAAAGAGataacaaaaattgaaaaagatCCAAGCCTGGATAGTCAAGCAGCCAGTCTCCGCCAGGAGATCAAGCGTCTCCAGGAGGAAAgcttggctgctgcttctgaactCGAGCAGCGTAAGAGAGAGCTGCATCAGCTAGAGCGAAAGCAGCCCAACATCCGAGAGAAAGTGGTGGTGAAGGAGCTGATCAAACTGGAGAAAAACCCAGAAATGCTGAAGTCCGTTAGGACCCTGCAGCTACAAATTGATGAGGAATCCTTCAAGAGACAGTCCGCAGAGGAAGCGATAGTGAAGGTGAAGAATAAGATTGAGGAAGTGGAGAGACTAATTGAAACAGCAGAACCCAAAATTATCGTGAAGGAGGTGAAGCAGGTAGAGCAGGACCCAGAGTTATTAAAAGAGTCTACCAAGCTTAAAAACCTAAttgaagaagaaaggagcaaGAACCTAATGCTTACAGgtgagctgggagagctgcaaaGCCAGTACAGTATTGCAGAGAAGCAAAAACCCAGGGTAGAAGTTAAAGAGAGGGTCAATGAGATTTTCCTGGTGGATCCTGAAACAGAGCAGGAAATTGCTCACCTGAAAAGAGAGCTGCAGGAAGTTACCCTGAAAAGGACAAAGATTGACAGTGAAGTGGAAGAGGCCTTAGCAGAGCTCAATGTCCTCAGGTCACAGAAACCAGTGGTGGAGCTGAAGGAGGTCATAGAGGAGGTGGTGAAACACGAGAAGAGTCCAGAAATTCTTAGAGAAATTGACAGGCTAAAAGAACAGCTGAATGAACTAGTGAACACCAACGGCAGGACCCAGGAGCAGCTCATTAGGCTGCAGGGTGAAAGGGACGAGTGGAAGAGGGAGAGATCCAAGGTGGAAACCAAGCTGGTCAACAAGGAAGTCATCCGATATGAGAATGACCCACTCTTGGAAAAAGAAGCTGACCGCCTCCGCCAAGAAGTGCGTAACATGTCTCAAAAaaggagagctgcagaggaCGCTATCTACGACCTGCAGAATAAATACATGCtcctggagaggaggaagccGGAGGAAAAGGTCATCGTCCAAGAGGTGATTCTGACTCAGAAGGATCCAAAGCTCCGAGATGAGCACAACAGGCTGAGCCGGAGCCTGGACGAGGAGGTGAGCAACAGGCGCCGCATGGAACGAGACGTGCAGCAGCTTCGTGCGCTGGTGGAAGAGCAAGAGAAGCTGCTCAACTTTCAGGAGGATCGAAACAAGAGGCTTGCGCTGGAAAAAGACATGAGACAAATTACCTTGAGGAtaaaggagctggaggagagccCAGCCCCGGTGCAAGAAAAGATCATTATGGAAGAAGTGGTAAAGCTGGAGAAGGACCCAGTCCTCGAGCAGTCTGCCAGCAACCTGCGCCTGGAGCTGGACCGTGAGAAGATGGAGGTGCTGAACCTGCAGAGAGAGTGCAAGAACCTGCAGATGCAAATTGACgtcctgcagaaaacaaaatcccaggAGAAGACCATCTACAAGGAGGTGATTCGTGTGGAGAAGGACAGAGCACTGGAGAGTGAGCGCGCGCGCATCTGGGAGCTGCTGAACAGGGAGAGAGGGGCCAAGCAAAAGGCCGAAGAGGAGGTGCGGAGGCTCAGGGAGAAGATTGAGAGAGCTGAAGGCATGAAGAGGACGTGGGCTCGCGAGGAGACggagctgcagaaagccagGAACCTGGCCATCCAGGAGAGAGCCAACCTGGAGAGTGAGCTGCGGGAGCTGGAGaggcagaaacagcagaaagtcCTTTTCCTGCGGGAGGAGTCCAAACTGCTCAACCAACGGACCGAGAGCGACAGGCAGAAGAAGAAGCAGCTGGAGCATGAGTTTTCCCTGCTGGAGGCAGACATCCTGAGGGAGAAGGACCAGATCTACAACAAGGAGAGGTTCATCCGAGATCTCCAGTCGAGGGTGAGTCGGGAAGAAATCAATCACGAGACCCAGATGAGAGAGACGAACCTCTCCACCAAGATCTCCATACTGGACCCTGAGACGGGGAAGGATATGTCCCCTTACGAAGCCTATAAGAGAGGTATCATAGACAGAGGCCAGTacatccagctgcaggagctggagtgtGACTGGGAGGAAGTCACCACCCTGGGCGCCAACGGGGAGGTCTCGGTTCTCCTGGACAAGAAGAGCGGGAAGCAGTACTCCATCGACGATGCGCTGAGGCTGAGGAGGATCACCAAGGAGGAGTACCAGCTGTACCGGGACGGCAAGATTCCCATCTCGGAGTTTGCCTTGCTGGTGGCCGGGGAATCCAAGCCTCCGTCGTCCCTTTCTATCGGCTCCATCATCTCCAAATCCCCGCTCCAGTCACCCACCACCCACCAAACCCAAAACTTCTTCCCCTCGCAGAAGGGCTTCTGTGATGACACGTGCCCCATCGCCGGGGTGTACGACACCACCACTGACACCAAGTACAACATCAAGACCGCTGTGGCGAAGAAGCTGCTTGATCCCATGACGGCTCAGAAGCTTCTGGAAGCCCAGGCTGCCACGGGGGGCATCATAGACCTCATTTCTCGGGACCGGTTGTCAGTCCACAAGGCCATCGAGAGGGGGCTGATCGACAGGACCTACATGCAGAGACTGCTCAATGCCCAGAAAGCCTTCACGGGGATCGAGGACCCGGTGACCAAGCGAAGGCTGTCCGTGGGGGAAGCGGTCCAGAAGGGATGGATGACCAGGGACAGCGCCTTCCCCTACCTGGAGGTCCAGCACCTAACCGGAGGACTCATCGATCCCAAGAAAACCGGTCGGATCCCCGTGCTGGAAGCCTCCCAGACAGGGATGATAACGGGCGACCTGGCCAACAGGCTCCAGGATGAGTCCAACTACGAGAAAGATCTCATTGACCCCGTCACGAAGGAGAAGATAAACTACAAGGAGGCCATGGCTCTCTGCCAGAAGGATTCGCTgggcagcctcctgctgctcccggCCGCCTCGGAGGGCTACCAGCCCTACCACCAGGCGAGCCGCTCCCCCAAGCTCTCACGGTTCAGGCACTGA